TTTTTTTCAGAGTCCTTAATGATTACTTTCATTCTTTAAGGTGCAGAGCATGGAGAATGATGAATTTCCGTCAGAGGATGGGATGGATTGGCGTGGGATTATATCTCATAGCAAGCGCAGCTGCATTTTACTATGTCTTCGAAATCAACGAGACTTACAACAGACTAGCACTGGAGCACATTCAGCAACCCCCTGAAAAACTTAgagaagaaactacttggatgcaCTCCTTAAAAACACGGCTATTGTCGGTACCATTTTGGCTGTGGACCCTTATCTTTTTAATCCCTTATTTACAGATGTTCTTGTTCCTTTATTCCTGTACAAGAGCTGATCCCAAAACGGTGGGCTACTGCATCATTCCTATCTGCTTGGCTGTTGTTTGCAATCGTCACCAAACATTTGTGAAGGCCTCCAATCAAATCAGCAGACTGCAACTGATTGACACCTAAATCAATCTTTGTTTTCCTATGAGTGGTTTTAAATGATCAAGATGCTGGGTTGCATCAGTTAAACATACAAATGGAACTTGAGATtctttactactactactgaatAGCATTTCtgccttctattttttaaatttgttgatttaaagtATGGGTATGTTCTATTTGGTGGAATAAAGAACCTTTTTTGAGGTTATAGGGTGACATTTTTCATATTTGCCTTATGCAGAATTTTTACACTTCACTGGAAGTCTTTGTGAGGAAATGTCTTTGAAACTTTACTTCACTGTGCCCCCTGCTCCCCATCTTcaagctttcctgaagaggagaATCAGCAAAACTGACTTTTCTTTTGTTATAACGTGTAGGGTTTGAATTGATCATAAAAGTGGCATTTGAGACATTGTTGTGCTTTCTCTTTCAATAATGTTGCACTCAATAAAACAGGGCTCTATTTACACACATGACTAAATGAAAATGAACTCTTGAGTTTTTTCCTACCAGAGTGTCAGTTTTTATGAGATGGCATTTCCATACATGGGTAGaaaatatacatacatgcatgtatATCTGATACATATATGGTACGTATGCAGATATACAGCCTGCAGCCACATACCTATTGACCCATAtagtttgattttaaaatgtagttGTCCATATTCCTTATTGGTGTTCTTGTCTTTCAACAATTTTGATGCTTAGCCAACATCATTCTTGGTCTAACTAGTGCATTCTTTCTGTACATTGAATAAAAATTTCCCGATGAGCACTCTTCTGTCAAGTAGGACAGCTAAATTCAAATCTGTCCTGCTATTTGCAGTACCATCGGCAGATCATCATTAGCTGCCATGTCTTTTTGTTCACAGAAGTACAAGTATTGTCTAAGATCCTCTTGCATAAATTTATGCCCATgcaggttgatgacatcatcaactggGATTTATCAGCCATCAAATGTGTCCTATTTTACACACCCCTCCCCAAGTTCTGAGATGCCTTCTGGATCTCTTTTGATCTGGTTAAGCCTTTGGGTGCCTTGggatttccggggggggggacctttaaTGCCCCCAAATTGCCACTAAAAGTTCCCATCCAAGAGACAGAATCATGAGTGATTTTCAGGCATTAAAGGCTTCTACCCCCACAGAggatcccaaaggcttccccaggataaAAGGGATCTAGAAGGAAGCTTGGACTCAGAGAGGGGGGTGGAATAGGAAATCTTTAATGACTGATAACAACTTGCAGCTGATGACATGATCAGCTTGGATAAGTGTAAAATTATgccataggattttggccattgtgtgggCAATCCCATTATTGTGCGTAATCATGGATGTCACTGCCATAAGGAAATATGGTGCCTCttagaaatgggggtggggagcacaaacaggattttgtttAGGCAAAATTCTTATCACATATATTGGACATTAATTTTCTGAGTACTTCTCAAATATATAGCACAGAGATTGTGTTctttaaaaagccaggttttcttTCCTGCAGCAGATTTCAACAGTGTTCATTCCATACTGCAGCTGGCAAGAAGAGACAACAAAGTGCCTTTGAATCAATCTTTACTTCTTGTCAGTAGTGGGGTAATCCCTAACTGGGACAATTCCTATTTTTTCTTGCATGTTTCATCTTAAAAAATCTGTTCAGATGCTGAGTTCAAACACCAAATCATCACATTCTTGATTACAGCCCAGCATCTGATTAATTGGTTGTTTCAATAATTAAAACATATGTCTGTAACTCAATAGAGCCTTTATATTATCAGAAAGCACAATCCAAAATTCTGGAGCAGTTTACATGCTTTTGCACTTAATGTTTCTCCTTGATCCTCTGTGTGCAGAAAGGTGAACATTCAGATTCAGATATTCTGCCAAAGTTAAGGAAGcttaactaattttttaaaaaaatctgaacagaTAAAGCATTGTTTTTCCATTGGCTGGCAAACTAATTGAGTGTGCtgtttaaagaaatgaaacacaatTGCTTCTTTCTTTGGCCTGCTGAATCGTGGATAGGAGAGTCATTTTTCAAAGCAGAATTCATGAAGgccagaaattaaaaacaagcaattCTGAAATACTGTGTGCTGCCCACCactgatttaatttaaaaagtgatGCAATAACTGCATCAGCGTTGgggaaacaaaagagaggtcagaAATCTGATATGTAGGGTGGTCTAAAAGTCTGTTTTAAATCTTAGTAATCttcgaattgcagagctggaagggaccctatggatcattgagtcaaagccctgtcaaggaggcacagtggggaattaaactcccaacctctagctctgcagccagatgcctaaaccactgagctatccagcagttatgtgccatcatgttgcctCCAACATTtagcagccctatgaatgagtgatctccaaaatgtctctgcatttggaaagtgttcagaagctTTAGTTTGTTCAAAATGCTGGGACCAGACTGCTGACCAAAGCTGGTTACAGGGAGAACCAACATTCATTGTGACAGGTTCACTGTGTACCAGTCTtttttgggcacaattcaaaaataTTGATTCTGACCTATATACAGTAATTACTTGGGTCTGAATTACTTGGACTAATCTGGGCAGGCTTTTTTCTTGATCTcatcatcttcacaggtgtgcttggcaAGGACCTGAAAGACAGCCTTTTCAGCCACCTGGCAGGGTCCCCACAGCAATCTTCTGTTTGGTATCCCTAGGGAGCTGCAGGTGGAGGAAGGAACTAAAGGTCCACTTCTACCAGCAAAGCTGCATACAACTAAATATGAACCAGGTCCTTTGCAGGACCACTTGCAATTCCGGGCAGGAAAGATAACAAGGATAGCCCCTTTCACCTACCAACTCTTTAAGTAAATGATACAGGAACTCTaaggaaaacttttaaaatatagctTTAATTTTGTTTATCTTCAAAACAGTAGCTGGCTTCACATTGCTGCTATGGAGGTACTTTAGATATTGAATGTAAAGAAAATATACCAAATACTCAGCATTATGTATTTAGGAATGCTCGGCTGCTGTGCAGACGACTTAGGATGAAGGGCCACAAaatacttcatgcccatctctactcgcGATGTATGGCTTTGACACATTCCTATATCAATCTGAAAACATCACATTCCATGTTGAAAGAGAGGTTAGCAATTCATATCCAGCTTCTCATCCAAATCCAGAGGAAGCTTCAGATTGTAATCACTATCCTGCCTCTCCAGGATTCATGCATTAGCGTTTCGCTTGGGAAAGAACAAGTTGAGGAAGGAacataaaatcacagaatgaagttggaaggggcctaataagGCCCCGACTTCAActccctactcagtgcaggaatccaaatcaaagcaaatctgacacacttgtccaattttctcttgaatgtgccTAACaatggaacactcaccacctcctgaattaattggttccactgtggTACTACTTGTAAGAGTTACAaggtttttcctgttattcagcctaaatctggcttcctgttgcttgtaAGCCCACTattgtgtgtcttgcactctgggatgatcaagaactgaAAAGTGGAATACCACTGCCTTGTGGAATCCTGCTGCTTAAAGTGGCCACATGCTTTTAGGGAACAGCCCAATGCTCTGTCCTGctaggtcagtgatggcgaacctatggcatgagtatcacagctggcacgcagagccctttctgcagggatgcaagccataagtcgccagattgctactccccccccccagccaaacctcaggaggtggctgcagccacggtACTGGTGCTTCAACAGGCAGCAGGCCatgagcagctggcactggcgggAGATCTGGAGTgaggtctcgaggcacctctgtgcccaagattcccacttctgctgccacttccagtttGGCACACCACCCACTgggttccgcccccccccccaggtttgggGACttaggcccaaaaaggtttgccgccACTGTGCTAGGTCTTTCTTGAAGGAAAAGCTGGGCATGCAGAGGGAGATTCTCCTGCTGCAGCCATCAACCCTATCTATCTTgttccaaaagagaaaatgtatgtACAGGCAATTTTGGTCTGATATTACCTTTTGTtcttgaagttaaaaaaaattctaagcaGCCTAGACAATCTCTGCCCACCTCTCCAGCATCATCATGCTTGCCATGATGTGAATTTATTGTCTTTAAATACttattatatttcaaaatttctcatacacaacacatttaaaaatcaggAAGACCATATCAGATACACACCATTTTATCTAGCTGTTTAAACAAATCAGATATTACAAACAAATAACCACCTTTATGTTAAGTAATAATAAACAGAAAAAAGATTGGCATATTTCTAGTTGCCAAAACAGCCCTGCTTCTTTTGGCTGAAAGTGTCTATACAATACATTTCCAATGACTTGGAGAAAAATATATTCAGTTTTCATCAGGAGTGTCTCTTTTTTCGTCAGGAGTGTCTCTTTGTCCGCTTTAATGGTGGTCCATCAGTACATGATTTGGCATTGACAtgattttcttcttcatcttcaatGTCCTCATCATCTTCATCACCTTGTTTAAAAAGTGAATCATGTTAGCTAATTTCATAGAGTACTTTCCATATTAATGCTCACCTCAGACATTTCATTCTGCCTGataaatttatatataatttatcTAATTTACAGTTTTGCTTCTATACTTCCAACACCGGTATCCAACCCTAGCCATTTACTTACAGATGAAGACATTTAAAGTCAAAACCATGGCAAAACAATAATGAAAGTCATCTTTTGTAAAATGCACAGTGagttaagaaaatatatacaggactcacaattttaaatgttcacctaatttttaaaaataagaaaaaataaaataaacaagaagtGTCTCTTGAAAGCTGAAACCTATCAAAGTAAGGTCATGTGATGTAAGATTTTACTGTTGTCTAACTTTCAGGGATCTGTTCTACAAGGGGCATTCAAATGCAATCTAAAGTGAAAAATGACAGCTTGCTACAACCTAGAGTCTAGacctcagcatttttaaaaaagagtcgacaaaaaaacccactaaatCGTATGACAGCTATGTGACATTGCATAACGAATTACATATTGCAGTACTATTGTTTACTATTGTTAAAGTCACTTTTAAAACTTGAAGTAAAATAAGGAACAGACTGGAAAGATcgcaaaaataaaaatcctgctTCTGGATTTCGCCACAGGGATATGGCTAGACAGGATGCAGCACCCGTTGATGTtttggcagaacttggaaaagtttctttgctCGACTACTGCTTCCAGAATCATGGGCTTTATTGccggctgagggattctggaatttgtagtccagaaaagggaTTTGTCCTGAGCCAGAATGCCCGCTCCTTCCTGCTTCCTGAAGGCGGGAATCTAGTATTCCTAAACCCAGTCTGTGGAGCTTCTCACCTTCGAGTCCGGCTCGGTCGCCAGATCCCTGGCCGCTCTCCTGCTCCACGAGAGGGCCCAGCATGGCGGCAACTTGTTCCCGCAACTGAGCCAAGCCGCTGAGCAAGCCCCGCAGCTCTCCCTGCGGCTCGCAACGGACCCGCAACGGCCGCTTCAGCCCATCCCGGTCCGTCAGCTCTGCCCGCAGCTCCATCCCGCCGATTGCGCCGGAAGCAGCCAGCCGGTGAGGCCGAGGGAACGCCCTCCCAACGAAAGCGGAAGCAGAAGGACTCGGAAGTGCTTAGTGGTTCGCAACCCCCCCCAACTCCCGCCCCCCTTTTTTGGCTCCACCCGCTTAGCCCACGCGCCTCGCCCATCCCCCTTTTGCGGGCGAGAGAGGTGGTCACGCGGCTCCTGGACGTAATCACCCAACGGTGTGTGACGTCGCCGTCTCATCCCTTTGCCGTTGTGATTGGCTGTGGGAGCCTCAGGTGACGACGGTCACGTGCAGCGGCACCTTTTCCCCGCCTCCCCTCTCCCTCGAGCTTGGTTCCCTTCTTGCCTCTGCGTCGCGCGCGCTCTCGTGTTCTGCTTCCGGCGCGCGCATGCGGGTGCGTTTAACTTGAGGAGGGCGGTTGAGcgttttcccgcctttttccttccctgcgtcgaccagaggaaagaaaagggaagccgTTTTTGAGTCCGTGAGATGGAGAAAGACACCGCGGCTTTCCCTTCTGGCTTGGCTGACAGCCCTGGCGCTGAAGGCGAGGGCGACGACGACggcgacgacaacaacaacaacaacagcggcAGCAGCCACCACCGCGACAACCCCGACGCCCCGGGCGGGGACGAAGGCGAGCGGAGCGGCGAGGAGCCTGTGGTGTCGCTGGCCGAAGTGCTGGCCGAGAACGAGGAGCTCGAGAAGGAGGCGCGGGCCGTCCTGGGCGGGAGCGACCACGAGCGGTGCAGTTACTCCCAGGTGAGGAGGGAGGCCTGGAggagaggggtgggggagaaggcgcTCCTCTTTTCCACTCCCCTTCGCAGCAGGGTCGTGGCTATCCCGGCGTTGTGGGTCCCCACCGGTCCTCTCCTTCTAGGCATTATAGCAATTACGCTTCGCCTTAGTTTATATGTAAAACGCCCAGAGCAGACACATTCTGAATGGGCGGtacataaatctaataaatagatATAAATATTGCCCAGTAAATCAGTCGCACGTAGTGACATGCAATAGAAATGGAAGGAGTAGCCAAATAATTATGCCCCCATTCGAGTGGCCCCTGAATCAAATTTCTTgacatgtgtttatttatttaatttctaaacCACTTCCTCTGATCAGTAgtcactctgggtagtttacaacagcACGCAGCATAAACATATAACTCAaccaaacaacaattaaaattaatttaattaataggTCTCCTCCAGACCACTTTCTCTGAATCTTATTCCTTCCTGCCCTGTCACCGcgaccctgtttcccccaaaataagccctaacctgaaaataagccctagcatgatttttcaggatgctcatgatataagccctacccaaaaataaggcccagttaagtgaaaccccacccttcaccatcgtgcagcaaccagaagaagatgacatggcagcatttgaataaatgtagactattgtacatgaaaaagataaaacatgccgtgaaaataagccctaatgtgtttttaggagcaaaaattaatataagaccctgtcttattttcagggaaacacagtatatcagTATCTCTCTCAGGTTGGAACAAACTGCATTTCTGTCTGACGTATGTGAATGTATGATCTTGCCGATGCCTTTAAGAATCCCTTTCTTAATAGTACAGAATTTAAGATTAATTGGAAGCTTTTGGTGTGGAACTAAACTGCTATGAGACCATGTAACATTCACGTACTATTTAGCATTTCTTAAGCAATGGTTTCTGTTACAAAGAgagtcacaaagagagtatggcttaataagaagctgacggtatataccaagatccaggtctatagagcctgtgtcctgagcacactcctgtacttcagtgagtcctggaccctttgtgcacggcaggagaggaagctgaacacgttccatatgcgttgtctccgacggatttttggtattcacctggaaggacaaagtttatttatttatttattttatttatatcccgcttatctggttggttaagaccactctaaatagttctaaatagagtagtcctagaacgagttggagtttttagcatg
The Pogona vitticeps strain Pit_001003342236 chromosome 1, PviZW2.1, whole genome shotgun sequence genome window above contains:
- the LYSET gene encoding lysosomal enzyme trafficking factor isoform X2: MIISSQVCDLVLRCRAWRMMNFRQRMGWIGVGLYLIASAAAFYYVFEINETYNRLALEHIQQPPEKLREETTWMHSLKTRLLSVPFWLWTLIFLIPYLQMFLFLYSCTRADPKTVGYCIIPICLAVVCNRHQTFVKASNQISRLQLIDT
- the GON7 gene encoding EKC/KEOPS complex subunit GON7 yields the protein MELRAELTDRDGLKRPLRVRCEPQGELRGLLSGLAQLREQVAAMLGPLVEQESGQGSGDRAGLEGDEDDEDIEDEEENHVNAKSCTDGPPLKRTKRHS
- the LYSET gene encoding lysosomal enzyme trafficking factor isoform X1, which codes for MMNFRQRMGWIGVGLYLIASAAAFYYVFEINETYNRLALEHIQQPPEKLREETTWMHSLKTRLLSVPFWLWTLIFLIPYLQMFLFLYSCTRADPKTVGYCIIPICLAVVCNRHQTFVKASNQISRLQLIDT